Part of the Erwinia amylovora genome is shown below.
CAATTTGCCTCGATCAGCTTCGACGCCAGCGTGTCCGAGCTGGCGATGGCGTTCAGCCAGGGGGCCAGACTGACGCTGGTCGGGGAAGAGGTGCGCCGTGATGCCGCCATGCTGATGCAGTTTATTCAGCAGCAGGGGATCACCCATGCCACGCTGCCTCCGGCGCTGTTCAGGGGTGTTGATCCCGCGCCGCTGGCTGACGCCGAATGCCTGGTATTTGCCGGAGAAGCGCCGGGCGCCGCACTGCTTAACACGCTTGGCCCGCGCACCCGCGTACTTAACGCCTATGGCCCAACTGAGGCGGCGGTCTGCACCACGGCCTGGGTGGCCGACCGCCCCTGTGAGGAAGGCTATATTCCCATCGGACTGCCTATTCCCAACAGCTGCATTTACCTGTTGGATGACAACCTGCAGCCGGTACCTACAGGTGCAACCGGCGAGATCTATATCGGCGGACTGGGTGTTGCACGCGGATATCTCAACCAGCCGGCATTGACCGGGGAACGTTTCCTGACTGACCCGTTCAGCCCACAGCCTGGCGCACGCATGTACCGCAGCGGTGACCTGGCACGCTACCTGCCCGACGGCAACCTGGCCTATCTGGGACGCAACGATGACCAGGTGAAAATTCGCGGCTTCCGCATCGAGCCGGGCGAAATCGCCGCATGCCTCGGTGAACACCCGGAGGTGCGCGAGGCGGCGGTGATCGCCCGCACGCAGCACGGCGAACCGCAGCTTTTGGCCTACGTCGTCACGCAGCTGCCGCTGGAGGATCTTGCCTCCGTACTGCGCACCTTCCTCGCCGACAGGCTGCCCGCTTATATGATCCCGGCGGCGTATATCGCCCTGGCGCAGCTGCCGCTGACCGCCAACGGCAAGCTTGACCGCCGCGCCCTGCCGGAACCGGACGACAGCGCCTTTGCCCGCAGCGCTTTTGCAGCCCCACAGGGCGAGGTCGAGCAGGCGCTGGCCGCGATCTGGCAGCAGCTGCTCAACGTGGAGCGCGTCAGCCGCTTTGATAACTTCTTCGCCCTCGGCGGCCATTCGCTGTTGGCGGTGCAGCTGATGGAGCAACTGCGCCGCCGGCAGCTGTCCGCCAGCGTGCAGGCGCTGTTTACCACCCGCACCCTCGCCGATCTGGCCGCTAGCCTCGGCCAGCAGCAGGAGATCAGCGTGCCGCCGCTGCTGCTGACGCAAGACTGCCGTCAGGTCACCCCGGAAATGCTGCCGCTGATCTCACTGCGCCAGGCAGAAATTGACCGCCTGACGGCGCGCCTGCCCGGCGGCATCGCCGCCATTAAGGATATCTACGGCCTGTCGCCGTTACAGGAAGGCATTTTGTTCCACCATCTGCTGGCTGGCGGTGGCGATCCTTACCTGCTGCTGGTTCAGCTGCGCTTTGACAGCCACGCCGCCCTGCTGCGCTATGCGGCGGCCCTTGACCAGGTGGTGGCCCGCCATGACGTGCTGCGTACCGCCTTCGTCTGGGAAGGACTGAGCGAACCGGCCCAGGTGGTGCTGCGCGAGGTGGATTCGGTGCTGACCGTACTGGAGCTGGACGACAACGCCCCGGCGATGACGCAGCTGCTGTCGCGTTATGATTTGGCGCATTTCCGTCTGGATCTGGGCCAGCCTCCGCTTTTGCGCCTGATCGCCGCGCGCGGTGATGATGGCCGCTGGTATGCGCTGCAAATGTGGCACCATCTGGTCGGCGATCACTCCACGCTGGCCATTCAGCAGCAGGAGATCGCGGCAATTTATGCCGGACAGGGTGACAGCCTGCCGCCGCCGACGCCTTACCGCAATCTGATTGCTCAGGCGCGGTTAGGGGTCAGTCAGCAGGAGCATGAGCAGTTCTTCCGCAACATGCTGGGCGATATTGACACGCCAACGCTGCCGTTTGGCTTAACCGGTGAGCACTGCGATGCTTCGCCGGTAACAGAAGCGCACCAGCGCCTGCCGGCTGAGCTTAACCGGCGCTTACGCGATGTGGCACGCAGACTGGGGGTTAGCCTGGCCAGCCTGTGCCACCTCGCCTGGGGCCAGGTGCTGGCGCACACCAGTGGCAATCAGCAGGTGGTGTTCGGCACCGTGCTGCTCGGTCGCCTGCAGGGTGGACGCGATGCGGGAAGTACCATGGGGCTGTTTATCAACACGCTGCCGCTGCGGCTGGATATCGACCAGCGCGGCGTTCGCCAGGCGGTAGAGGAAACCCATCACGCATTGAGCGATCTGCTGATGCATGAACATGCCTCGCTGGCGCTGGCACAGCGTTGCAGCGGCATCGCCGCACCGGCTCCGCTGTTCAGCGCCCTGCTGAACTACCGTCATAGCGATGCGCGCAACGTGCAGCAAACGCCGGAGGGCATGCAGATCCTTGATGCGGAAGAGCGGACTAACTATCCGTTTGTGTTATCCGTTGAGGATTTCGGCGATGCGCTCGGTCTCACCGCGCAGACTACGGCAATGGCAACGCCAGAACAGGTCTGCGGCTGGATGAGCCAGGCGCTGACCTCCCTCGCGGATACGCTGGAAACAGCCCCGGATACGGCGGTGAAATCGCTGGATATCCTGTCGGCGGCGGAGCGGCATTTCCTGCTGGAAGAGCTGAACCACACCACGGTGACGTGGCCGACCAGCCAGCCGGTTCAGGTGCTGTTTGAGCAGCAGGCGGCGCAAAACCCCGCCGCGCTGGCGCTCACCTTTGAGGGGCAAACCCTCAGTTATGGCGAACTTAACAGCCGGGCAAACCGGCTGGCGCATGCGCTGCTGGCCAGAGGCGTCGGGCCGGATGGTCTGGTGGCTATCTGCGCCGCACGCAGCCCGCAGCTGATGGTTGCCCTGCTGGCGGTGCTGAAAACCGGTGCCGCTTATGTGCCGCTCGATCCTGACTATCCGCAGCAGCGCCTGCACTATATCTTGCAGGATGCCGCCGCGCCGCTGCTACTGGCAGACGCGGCCGGGCGCGCGGCGCTGGGTGAACATCAGGTTGGTACCATTGCGCTTGATATCCCGCTTCAGGGAGAGTGGCCGCTCACCAATCCTCATCACCATGCGGATCGGGGCGCGCTGGACGATCTGGCGTACGTTATTTACACCTCCGGCTCTACCGGCAACCCGAAAGGCGCGGGTAACAGCCACCGCGCACTGCTTAACAGGCTGCGGTGGGCAGCGGATGAGTATGGCCTGGACGCCAGCGACAGAGTCCTGCAAAAAACGCCTTTCGGTTTCGACGTGTCAGTCTGGGAGCTGTTCCTGCCGCTGATCGTCGGTGCTTCACTGGTGATTGCCAAGCCCGGTGGACACAAGGATCCCGCTTACCTGGCTGAACTGATTGAGCAGCAGCGGGTAACCACTGCTCACTTTGTGCCTTCCATGCTGGCGCTGTTCTTACATCATCCGGTCGGGCGCTGCGATGACTGCCTGCGCCGCCTGATCTTCAGTGGGGAAGCGTTACCCGCCGAACTGCTGAAAGAGGTTTTGGCCACATTGCCAACGGTGACCTGTTTCAACCACTACGGCCCTACCGAAGCCGCTATTGACGTCACCTCCTGGCGCTGCCACGCGTTACGGCAGCAGCAGCCGGTGCCCATTGGCCGGCCGATTGCTAACAGCCGCATCTACCTGCTGAATGACCAACAGCAGCCTGTGCCTTTCGGGGCCAGCGGCGAGCTGTATATTGCCGGCACGCCGGTAGCCCGCGGTTACCACCGTCGTGCTGAGCTGACGGCGGAGCGCTTCCTGGCCGATCCGTTCAGCAAGCTTCCCGGCGCACGCATGTATCGCACCGGCGACCTGGCGCGCTACCAGCCCGATGGCAGTCTGGTCTATCTCGGCCGCAACGATGACCAGGTGAAAATTCGCGGCCTGCGTATTGAACCCGGCGAGATTGCGGCGGCGATCCAGACGCATCCTGAGGTGGATGCAGCGGCGGTTATCGTCGATTATCGCCGTGGAGAACCGCAGCTGGTGGCCTATGTGGTGCTTATGCCACACAGCCAGCTGAACGCTGCCGCTCTGCGTCTTACCTTAAATGACAGCCTGCCGGATTATATGGTGCCTGCGGCCTGGGTGATGCTGGACAGCCTGCCACTGTCGCCTAACGGCAAGCTGGCGCGCGACCGACTGCCGCTACCGGATGAGCACGCCTTTATTCGGGCAGAAAATGCGGTTCCCGCCACGGCGGCCGAAGCGATTGTGGCCGATATCTGGGGTGATCTGCTGGATGTTGAAGAGCCAGGCCGCTTCGATAACTTCTTCGACCTCGGTGGCCATTCGCTGCTGGCGGTGCGCGTTGTCGAGCGTCTGCGTCCCTATGGGCGGATTGGCGTAGATATCCTGTTCGCTAAACCGGTGCTGTGGGAATTTGCCGCAGCAGTGGCCGCGCACGATGAAAGCGTGCAGTCCCGCGCGGTCGCCGTGCGCAGCGAAGGAACAGCGCGACCTGTTTTCTTCCTGCCTACCGGCCTTGGCGATTACACCTACGCTTTCCGACTGGCGCGTGAAATCAGCACTGACTGCCCGGTCTATGCCCTGCCCTGGCCTGACAATGCCGCGCCCCAGCCGAAAACGCTGGGCGCGCTGGCAAGGCAGATGGTGGAAATGGTGCAGGCAGTCCAGCCGAAAGGGCCTTACACGCTGTTTGGCTACTCTTCCGGTGGCCTGCTGGCCCATGAAGTCGGCGTGCAGTTGCAGCAGGAAGGAGAAAAGGTGGAGCTACTCGGCCTGATCGATACGCTCGCCGGGGCTGCGCCCGCGCCTGCCTTTAATCAGTGGCTGGTGAATATGTTCCTGTTCAATGCGCCCGCGCTGGCGCAGCAGTGGGACAATGCGCTGATTGCGGAGCTGATGCAGCTGGACAAGGATGCCGTTTATCAACGCGTTAAGCAGTTAAATCTGCCGGAAACGCAGCAGCTGTTTGCCGTATCACCTGAACGCTGGCAGCAGAGCTATCACTATCAACAGCTGTGCAGCGGCGTGAAGCTGCCGCCGGTGCTGCCACGTGTTCATCTCATTGCGGCCGCGCAAACCTTGCCGGTGCCGGAAGTTGATCCGCTGCTGCTCGCCGATGCTGCCAGATTTAACCAGTTTGTTGCGCAGACGGCCCGCCTGGAGGATCTGGGCTGGCAGGCGCTGTACAATGATGGTCAGCTTAGTGTTGAGAGGGTAAACGGCGATCATGCCAGCATCATGAGCGAAAAGGAAAATCGCCGTCTGTTGGCGCAGCGCATCAGTCAGATTCTGACCTCACGTCACTAACCTGCTGCGGACAAGCGCCGTATCGCCATGATGCGGCGCTTGTGCCATCGACAGCTCGTCACCTGTGCTTCGCCATGTTCCGGCTTGACGGGGAACTTTCTCTTCAGGCTGGTCAGCATGAGCGGCACACCATAAAAAGCCGGGAAACCGGCTTTCTCATTTGTTTTGTAAGCGTATTTTTGCTCAATACCGGACGATGGATTTTCTTTGCGCCCTTCTTATGCGATGCTTAAGCCCGGTTAATTAAAAGGACCCCGTTAATGCCCGATTTTTCCCGTTGTACCTTCACGGAAGGCAGCGTGACGTTGCCGGAAGGCTACAGCGACCGCACCGTTAACCTGCTGCTGGCCCCTGACGATGCGTATCCCTCGCTCAATATCTCGCGCGATACGCTACAGCCCGGTGAAACCGTGGCCGGCTACATCACCCGCCAGCTTGATACCCTGTCCGCCAGCCTGAAAGGCTGGGTGCTGAAAGCGCGCGCGGCGGCGCAACTCGGCGAGGCGCAGCAGCCCGGCGAGAGCGTGTCTGCCAGCTATCTGCGCGACGGCCAGCGCATCTGGCAGCACCAGGCGGTGTTTGCGCTGGCCGGAGGGCGCGTGCTGGTGTTCACCCTGGCGCAGACGCGCAGGCTGTCGCCGCAGGATGAAGCCCTGCTACAACAGGTGCTGGCAAGCTACCGCCAGCCTGTGGCTACCGGCCATCAGCCATAATGGGAACTTATCATGAGTGAAGCCGCACGCGTCGGCGACGCCATCGGCCATTCCTCCGCGCTGGCCGGGATGACGGGCGGCACCATAGTCGGCGGGCTGATTGCCGCCGCCGGCGCCGTGGCCGCCGGGGCGCTGTTTGTCGCCGGGCTGGCCGCCTCCTGTCTTGGCGTTGGCGTCTTGCTGATGGGCGCCAGCCTGGCGGTGGGCTATCTCACCGGGGAGGCGGCCACCGCGGCGCGCGACGGCATGGCCGCTGCCGGGGCGGACAGACGGTCCGCTTCCGGCCAGATACTGACCGGCTCACCGAACGTGTTTATCAACGGCAAACCGGCGGCCATCGCCACCGTCAGCCAGGCGGGCTGTGACCGGGACGGGCCGACGATGCAGATGGCGCAGGGCTCCGCCCGGGTGTTTATCAACGGCCAGCCCGCCGCGCGCGTCGGCGACAAAACCAACTGCGGTGCCACGGTGATGGCAGGCTCGCCCAGCGTGCGCATCGGCGGCGGCACCGCCACCACGCTGACGATAAAACCCGAAGTGCCGGACCGGGCCTATAAGGCCTCGGACCTGACGCTGCTGTTTGCCGGGCTGCTTGGCGGCGCGGGCGGCGCGGCCGGCAAGGCGGGCAAACTGGCTGAACTGCTGAGCAGGCTGCCCGGCATCAACAGGCTTGGCCAGGTGGCCTGCCGCTTCGGCGTGCTGATGACCGCCAGCGCGGCGGCGGGCATCATCGCCCGCCCGGTGGATATCATCAGCGGGCAGAAGTTTCTCTCCGGCGACGACGAGCTGGACTTTGTGCTGCCGTCGCGCCTGCCGGTTGAATGGCAGCGCTACTGGCGCAGCGGCAACCCGGCGGAAAGCGTGCTGGGGCGCGGCTGGAGCCTGTTCTGGGAAAGTACCCTCCAGCCTTACGCCGACGGGCTGGTGTGGCGCGCGCCGTCCGGCGACCTGGTTTCGTTCCCGATGGTGCCGCGCGGCCATAAAACCTGGTGTGAAGCCGAAAAGTGCTGGCTGATGCACAACGCCGACGACAGCTGGCAGCTGTTCGACGTCAGTGAACAGGCCTGGCACTATCCGCCGCTGGACGCGCAGTATCCCGCCCGCCTGAGCATGGTGACCGACGCCGGCGGCAACGCCACCTCGCTGTTTTACGACGAGCAGGGGCGGCCGGGCGAACTGGTGGACAGCGCCGGCCAGCGCCTGAGCTGCCGCTACCTGACGACCGCCGGCGGGCATTGCCGCCTGAGCGCGGTGCTGCTGCATACCGCGGACGGGGAGCACACGCTGGTCAGCTACGGGTATGACGACGACGGGCAGCTCGCCAGCGTGCGCAACCGCGCCGGCGAGGTCACGCGCCGCTTCACCTGGCATGACGGGCTGATGGCCAGCCACGAGGATGCCAACGGGCTGCGGAACGAATACCGCTGGCAGGAGATTGACGGCCTGCCGCGCGTCACCGCCTGGCGGCACGGCGCCGGGGAAGCGCTGGCGCTGCACTACGACATTAACGGCGGCACGCGCCGGGCGGTGCGCGACGACGGCATGCAGGCGTGCTGGCAGCTGGACGACGACGACAGCGTGGCGCAGTTCACCGACTTTGACGGCCGCAGGCTGGCGTTTATCTACGCGCGCGGCGAGCTGTGCAGCGTGCTGCTGCCGGGCGGCGGCCAGCGGCACAGCGAGTGGGACCGCTACGGGCGACTGCTGAGCGAAACCGACCCGTCAGGGCGTAAAACCACCTGTCAGTATGCGCGTAACAGCGACCGTCTGGTTTCGGTCACCCATCCCGACGGCAGCCGTGAGTGCCAGTCATGGGATGACAGGGGGCGGCTGATTACACAGAGCGACGCGCTGGGAAACACCACGCTTTACCACTACCCGGACGGGGAAGAAAGCTTACCGGCGCGCATCACCGATGCCCTCGGCGGCGTGGCGCGGCTTGAGTGGGACGGCCGGGGGCTGCTGACGCGCTATACCGACTGTTCCGGCAGCGTCACCGCGTACGACTATGACATTTTCGGCCAGCTCACCGGGCGCACCGATGCGGAAGGCAACGTGACCCGCTACCGCCGGGATACCGCCGGTCGCCTGCAAACCCTGCAGCACGCGGACGGCAGCGAAGAGCACTTCGTCTGGAACGAACGCGGGCAGCTGGCGCGCCATCAGGACCCGTCCGGCAGCGAAACGCAGTGGCGCTACAACCTGCTGGGCCAGCCGGTCAGCGTCACCGACCGCATCAACCGCACGCGCCACTACCACTACGGCCCGCGCGGCTGGCTGACGCGGCTGGAGAACGGCAACGGCGGCGAGTATCAGTTCAGCTACGATGCTGCCGGGCGCATCACCGCCGAACGCCGCCCGGACAACACCGACCACCTCTATCGCTACGGCGCGGACGGCCAGCTTGCCGAACACCGGGAAACCGGCCCGCAGAACAGCCTTGCGCCGCCCGCGCACCGCCTGCACCGCTTCCGCTTTGACGAGGCGGGCCGCCTGGCGTGGCGCGGCAACGACAGCGCCGAATGGCAGTATCACTACGATGCCGCAGGCAGGCTGACCCGGCTTGTGCGTACCCCCACGGCCGCCGGGGCGGAGCTGGGGATTGAGGCGGACAGCGTTGAGCTGCAGTACGACAAAGCGGGTCACCTGCTGTGCGAGCGCGGCGTGAACGGCGCGCCGGTCTACAGCCGGGACGCGCTCGGCAACCTGCAGGCGCTGACGCTGCCGCAGGGCGACCGCCTGCAGTGGCTGCACTACGGCTCCGGCCATGCCGGCGCGCTGAAATTCAACCGGCAGGCGGTGAGCGAATTCACCCGTGACCGCCTGCACCGTGAAACCGGGCGCAGCCAGGGCGCGCTGCACCAGCAGCGCCGCTACGATGCGTCCGGCAGGCGCAGCTGGCAGAGCAGCACTTTCGGTGACGGCCAGATAACCCGGCCGGAAGACGGCATGCTGTGGCGGGCGTTCCGCTACACCGGGCGCGGCGAGCTGGCGGGCGTCAGCGACGCGCTGCGCGGCGAAGTGCACTACGGCTACGACGCCGAAGGCCGCCTGCTGCAGCACCGCGAGCTGCAGTCCGGCAGGACGGGCAGCCGGCTGGTGTATGACGCCGCCGACAACCTGCTGGGCGGGCAAAGCCCGCACGACGACCCGGAACGGCCGCCGCCGCCGCCGCAGAGCAGCAACCGTCTGCCGCACTGGCAGCGGCTGTTCTACCGCTACGACGTCTGGGGCAACCTGGTCAGCCGCCGCCACGGCCTCAACGAGCAGCATTACACTTACGACGCCGACAACCGCCTGATACGGGCGCGTGGCTCCGGTCCTCAGGGCGAGTTCAGCGCGCAGTACCATTATGACGCGCTGGGCCGGCGCAGCCGCAAGGAGGTCACCTTCGCGGGCAAAGCCCCGCAGACCACGCGCTTCCTGTGGCAGGGCTACCGGCTGCTGCAGGAGCAGCGCGCCAACGGCACGCGGCGTACCTGGAGCTATGACCCGGAAAGCCCGTGGACGCCGCTGGCGGCCATCGAGCAGGCCGGGGAAGGGCCACAGGCGGATATTTACTGGCTGAACACCGACCTCAACGGCGCGCCGCTGGAGGTGACCGACGCCGATGGCAGGCTGCGCTGGTCGGGACAGTACGACACCTTCGGCAGGCTGCAGGGCCAGACGACGGCCGGTGCGGCACAACGCACGGGGCCGGTGTACGACCAGCCGCTGCGCTACGCCGGGCAGTATGCTGACAGTGAAACGGGACTGCACTATAATCTGTTCCGTTACTACGAGCCTGACGTTGGCAGGTTTACGACCCAGGACCCTGTGGGGCTGGCGGGGGGGCTGAACCTGTATGCGTATGCGCCGAATCCGTACGGGTGGGTGGATCCGCTGGGGCTGGCGAAGTGCGGTAATAATGAGAAATCATCTTATAAAGGTCCTGAACTTCCCGGCAGTATTGCTGAAACCTTTGACAAAGGGATTTATAAAAACAGGCAACTTTACAAGTCTGAAACGTTCTATAAATATCATGGGTTAAATAATAGAACTGGCAGAAAATATTCATGGCTAACTAATGAGCGATATGGTTCTGAAGAAATGTTAAGACAAAAGCTTGCGATTCGACATGATTGGGGCGTTGTCATTACAAAAGTATCTGAATTTAAAGTTCCTCAAGGTACATGGATCAGTGAGGGGCCAGCCGCAGCTCAAGGGGCTGGTTATCCTGGGTTAGGATATCAAGCAGTAGTATCTAATTTACCTAAATCATGGATTATTAACACACTAAAGGTTCCTTGGTAATGAGTATTGATAATTTATTATTGTCTCTTGAAAAGATTATTTCAGAGCTAAATAAAAGTGGAAAAATTCAATCACGGTCATTTTTTATTTCGCACTATGATGCAATAAAAGCAAGTGCTCGTGGAATACCTCAAGATGTTATAAGAGAGCTATCGACTTGTCGAGCAATGGCCCAATATGCTGATTTTACATATAAAGAGGAAGAATTACTTAATAATGTTGTTAACAATGCGATCGCATTAATTAAATCAAATCCATAAAAAATAGCCGGAAGCGATCCCACAGATCCTTCCGGCTTTTTTACCTTCAGCCACCCTTCACGCCAGCATGGCGATCATCCGTCGTTTAGCCTGCTCCAGCTCTTCATGCTGCGCTTTAAGCTGCTGTTCCAGCGCCCTTAGCCGCCTCTCCTCGCGGCTGGCGGGGATCGGCAGCCGGTCAGCGCCTTCGGTGACGGCCAGATAACCCGGCCGGAAGACGGCATGCTGTGGCGGGCGTTCCGCTACACCGGGCGCGGCGAGCTGGCGGGCGTCAGCGACGCGCTGCGCGGCGAAGTGCACTACGGCTACGACGCCGAAGGCCGCCTGCTGCAGCACCGCGAGCTGCAGTCCGGCAGGACGGGCAGCCGGCTGGTGTATGACGCCGCCGACAACCTGCTGGGCGGGCAAAGCCCGCACGACGACCCGGAACGGCCGCCGCCGCCGCCGCAGAGCAGCAACCGTCTGCCGCACTGGCAGCGGCTGTTCTACCGCTACGACGTCTGGGGCAACCTGGTCAGCCGCCGCCACGGCCTCAACGAGCAGCATTACACTTACGACGCCGACAACCGCCTGATACGGGCGCGTGGCTCCGGTCCTCAGGGCGAGTTCAGCGCGCATTACCATTATGACGCGCTGGGCCGGCGCAGCCGCAAGGAGGTCACCTTCGCGGGCAAAGCCCCACAGACCACGCGCTTCCTGTGGCAGGGCTACCGGCTGCTGCAGGAGCAGCGCGCCAACGGCACGCGGCGTACCTGGAGCTATGACCCGGAAAGCCCGTGGACGCCGCTGGCGGCCATCGAGCAGGCCGGAGAAGGGCCACAGGCGGATATTTACTGGCTGAACACCGACCTCAACAGCGCGCCGCTGGAGGTGACCGACGCCGATGGCAGGCTGCGCTGGTCGGGACAGTACGACACCTTCGGCAGGCTGCAGGGCCAGACGACGGCCGGTGCGGCACAACGCACGGGGCCGGTTTACGACCAGCCGCTGCGCTACGCCGGGCAGTATGCTGACAGTGAAACGGGACTGCACTATAATCTGTTCCGTTACTACGAGCCTGACGTTGGCAGGTTCACGACCCAGGACCCTGTGGGGCTGGCGGGGGGCCTGAACCTGTATGCGTATGCGCCGAATCCGTACGGGTGGGTGGATCCGCTGGGGTTGAGCAGATGTAAACCTGGCACTGCTTCAGGTGAAGGTAGCAAGATTGAAGGGAAATGGTTGAGAGGGACTCATGGTAATGCTGGCTTATTCCCATCCTCAGTAGCTGATAAGCTACGCGGTAGGCAATTTAAATCGTTTGACGATTTCAGGGAAAATGTCTGGAAAGAGGTAGGAAATGATTCTCATCTTTCTCAACAATTTAGACCTTCAAATATTACCAGGATGAAAAGTGGTAAAGCCCCAATTTCCCACAACTCTCAATGGAATGGGAAAAATAAATCTTATGTTCTTCATCACCGTACACCGATTCAACATGGTGGTGGTATCTATGATGTTGATAATCTAATAGTTGTTACTCCGAGATATCATCTTGATGTGTTGGATCGGGCCTATCATTTTTGAGGCTAAATATGCAAAGAAAAGAGCTTATAGAGTTAATTGAAAAAATACAGCGCAGTGAAGGTACTGAAGAAGAAGCCGATAATGACATTGACTTGCTTTGCAATAGCGTCGAAGATCCTCAGGCTGCAAATTATATTTTTCAAGAGGATCTAAGTGCCGATGAAATAGCCGATAAAATAATGCACTATAAGCCTATCCAACTATAAAAATAAGCCGGAAGCGATCCCCGACGATCCTTCCGGCCCTTTACCTTCAGCCGCCCTTCACGCCAGCATCTCGATCATCCGCTGTTTAGCCTGCTCCAGCTGCTGCTGCTGCGCTTTAAGCTGCTGTTCCAGCGCCCTTAGCCGCCTCTCCTCGCGGCTGGCGGGGATCGGCAGCCGGTCAGCGCCTTCGGTGACGGCCAGATAACCCGGCCGGAAGACGGCATGCTGTGGCGGGCGTTCCGCTACACCGGGCGCGGCGAGCTGGCGGGCGTCAGCGACGCGCTGCGCGGCGAAGTGCACTACGGCTACGACGCCGAAGGCCGCCTGCTGCAGCACCGCGAGCTGCAGTCCGGCAGGACGGGCAGCCGGCTGGTGTATGACGCCGCCGACAACCTGCTGGGCGGGCAAAGCCCGCACGACGACCCGGAACGGCCGCCGCCACCGCCGCAGAGCAGCAACCGTCTGCCGCACTGGCAGCGGCTGTTCTACCGCTACAACGTCTGGGGCAACCTGGTCAGCCGCCGCCACGGCCTCAACGAGCAGCATTACACTTACGACGCCGACAACCGCCTGATACGGGCGCGTGGCTCCGGTCCTCAGGGCGAGTTCAGCGCGCAGTACCATTATGACGCGCTGGGCCGGCGCAGCCGCAAGGAGGTCACCTTCGCGGGCAAAGCCCCGCAGACCACGCGCTTCCTGTGGCAGGGCTACCGGCTGCTGCAGGAGCAGCGCGCCAACGGCACGCGGCGTACCTGGAGCTATGACCCGGAAAGCCCGTGGACGCCGCTGGCGGCCATCGAGCAGGCCGGGGAAGGGCCACAGGCGGATATTTACTGGCTGAACACCGACCTCAACGGCGCGCCGCTGGAGGTGACCGACGCCGATGGCAGGCTGCGCTGGTCGGGACAGTACGACACCTTCGGCAGGCTGCAGGGCCAGACGACGGCCGGTGCGGCACAACGCACGGGGCCGGTTTACGACCAGCCGCTGCGCTACGCCGGGCAGTATGCTGACAGTGAAACGGGACTGCACTATAATCTGTTCCGTTACTACGAGCCTGACGTTGGCAGGTTCACGACCCAGGACCCTGTGGGGCTGGCGGGGGGCCTGAACCTGTATGCGTATGCGCCGAATCCGTACGGGTGGGTGGATCCGCTGGGGCTGGCGAAGTGTGGTG
Proteins encoded:
- a CDS encoding RHS repeat domain-containing protein; the protein is MLWRAFRYTGRGELAGVSDALRGEVHYGYDAEGRLLQHRELQSGRTGSRLVYDAADNLLGGQSPHDDPERPPPPPQSSNRLPHWQRLFYRYNVWGNLVSRRHGLNEQHYTYDADNRLIRARGSGPQGEFSAQYHYDALGRRSRKEVTFAGKAPQTTRFLWQGYRLLQEQRANGTRRTWSYDPESPWTPLAAIEQAGEGPQADIYWLNTDLNGAPLEVTDADGRLRWSGQYDTFGRLQGQTTAGAAQRTGPVYDQPLRYAGQYADSETGLHYNLFRYYEPDVGRFTTQDPVGLAGGLNLYAYAPNPYGWVDPLGLAKCGVEQARKRQHGMLKNTNEGYNISPKSWDAYPAIGRDGTFVTDKQGVMNYFPHAANEKEITITRARARAIERNMGLYKDSLSGGFKVRKINGINGLNPRSPLAGNDYFKGPGQHLPGGAPEMVINSQSTTDNSIINTILTVSVGK